The Hymenobacter sp. DG01 genome has a segment encoding these proteins:
- a CDS encoding AarF/ABC1/UbiB kinase family protein, which translates to MFKNTISNLTRIRQVAEVLIRYGFEDVVTSTALRRLVPQSRRRARADGEPAVFETTRWQRIRMIIEELGPTFIKLAQALSNRADLLPQPLIDEFEKLQSNVPPFPVAQARQIIEQELGCPLEEVFTEFDEVPLGSASIGQVHGARLLSGERVVVKVQRPDVQEKVRTDLSLLHELVRLTAPFLRRHGLANPQDIVDAFERSMTKELDYTSEARSMEQFRKLYASYETFYIPRPYRELSTSKILVIEFVSGCKITDKAQLLAWGLSPEQVAETGMDIYLTQIFEFGAFHADPHPGNVLVRPDGTLVLIDFGMVGRLTRQQKYAFAGVFIGMARQDPRGMALNFRRLALTSEIPDMRSFEADLAQLIEDFATLDVKEMSMSDLADALQGVIYRYKLQVPGAVFLILRALVILEGIGKVLHPHFNTFEFVRPYGARIIAEQYSAENIQNEALYTGTQLLALLQTLPTDVRQIMRKISRGDLRVRVELSGYQQLLRKADQLVSRGILAAVAVAMIVFAGLSLLGHYPASMPYHRGLPMVTWYSLGVAAFLLLILFILGTKNERSRE; encoded by the coding sequence ATGTTCAAGAATACCATTTCCAACCTCACGCGCATCCGGCAGGTAGCCGAAGTGCTTATCCGTTACGGTTTCGAGGACGTGGTAACGAGCACCGCCCTGCGCCGGCTGGTGCCCCAGAGTAGGCGCCGGGCTAGGGCCGATGGGGAGCCGGCCGTGTTTGAAACCACGCGCTGGCAGCGCATCCGCATGATTATTGAGGAGCTGGGCCCTACCTTTATCAAGCTGGCCCAGGCCCTGAGCAACCGAGCCGATTTGCTGCCCCAGCCCCTGATTGACGAGTTTGAAAAGCTGCAAAGCAACGTACCGCCTTTCCCGGTAGCACAGGCCCGCCAGATTATTGAGCAGGAGCTAGGTTGCCCCCTGGAAGAAGTATTTACCGAGTTTGACGAGGTACCCCTGGGCTCGGCCAGTATTGGGCAGGTGCACGGGGCGCGGCTGCTGTCGGGCGAGCGGGTGGTGGTGAAGGTGCAGCGCCCCGACGTGCAGGAGAAAGTGCGCACCGACCTGAGCCTGCTGCACGAGCTGGTGCGCCTGACCGCACCCTTCCTGCGCCGCCACGGCCTGGCCAACCCCCAGGACATTGTGGATGCCTTCGAGCGGAGCATGACCAAGGAGCTGGACTACACCTCCGAGGCCCGCAGCATGGAGCAGTTTCGCAAGCTCTATGCAAGCTACGAGACGTTCTATATCCCGCGGCCTTACCGGGAGCTGAGCACCAGCAAAATTCTGGTGATTGAGTTTGTGAGCGGCTGCAAAATCACCGACAAAGCCCAGCTGCTGGCCTGGGGCCTCAGCCCCGAGCAGGTGGCCGAAACGGGCATGGACATCTACCTGACTCAGATTTTCGAGTTTGGAGCCTTTCACGCCGATCCGCACCCCGGCAACGTGCTGGTGCGGCCCGACGGGACGCTGGTGCTCATTGACTTCGGGATGGTAGGGCGCCTGACCAGGCAGCAGAAATACGCCTTTGCCGGCGTGTTCATTGGCATGGCCCGCCAAGACCCGCGCGGCATGGCCCTGAACTTCCGCCGCCTAGCCCTGACCTCGGAAATACCGGACATGCGCTCCTTCGAGGCCGACCTGGCGCAGCTCATTGAGGATTTTGCTACCCTCGATGTGAAGGAAATGAGCATGTCGGATCTGGCCGATGCGCTGCAGGGCGTGATTTACCGCTACAAGCTGCAGGTGCCCGGTGCCGTGTTCCTGATACTGCGGGCCCTCGTGATTCTGGAAGGCATTGGCAAGGTGCTGCACCCCCACTTCAACACCTTCGAGTTTGTGCGGCCCTATGGTGCGCGCATCATCGCCGAGCAGTATTCGGCCGAAAATATCCAGAACGAAGCCCTTTACACGGGCACCCAACTGCTGGCCCTGCTGCAAACCCTACCCACCGATGTGCGCCAGATCATGCGCAAAATTTCCCGCGGCGACCTGCGGGTGCGCGTGGAGCTAAGCGGCTACCAGCAGCTCCTGCGCAAAGCCGACCAGCTGGTGAGCCGCGGTATTCTGGCGGCCGTGGCAGTAGCCATGATTGTGTTTGCGGGCCTGAGCTTACTGGGCCACTACCCGGCCTCCATGCCCTACCACCGGGGCCTACCCATGGTAACCTGGTACAGCCTGGGCGTAGCGGCGTTCCTGCTGCTGATCCTCTTCATTCTGGGCACCAAAAACGAGCGGAGCCGGGAGTAG
- a CDS encoding phospho-sugar mutase: MALTPDIHEKINTWLTGSYDAETQSAIRQMLAENQEDFLSDAFYRNLEFGTGGLRGIMGPGSNRMNRYTLGMATQGLSNYLLQNFPGQEIKVAIAHDSRNNSPEFARIAADIFSANGITVYLFEALRPTPELSFAIRQLGCQSGCVVTASHNPKEYNGFKVYWNDGAQVVAPHDKNIIREVEAIQSVSEVKFQPEPSRIHLIGAELDTAYLAKVKELSINPAAIQRQHDLKIVYTPLHGTGITLVPKALAQLGFTNVHVVEAQATPDGNFPTVQSPNPEEKVAMQMALDQAKALDADLVLATDPDSDRVGIAVKDNKGEWVLVNGNQTAALLTHYLLSARKQAGKMTEQDFIVYTIVTSEVLGDIARANNVKAYRTLTGFKYIAGIIRELEGQQNYIGGGEESYGYMIGSFVRDKDAISACAVLAEMAAVAKDHGHSLYEEMVHMYATYGFYKEHLISLTKKGQRGAEEIQEMMAGLRANPPRTIAGQPVVELRDYKTGRIRDLRTNLETETGLESSNVLQFILEDGSKISARPSGTEPKIKFYFSVRQPLASVVDFDLADRLAGEKIQAIIDDMQLK; the protein is encoded by the coding sequence ATGGCCCTGACGCCTGACATTCACGAGAAAATCAATACCTGGCTTACGGGTAGCTACGACGCCGAAACTCAGTCGGCCATTCGCCAGATGCTGGCGGAAAATCAGGAGGATTTCCTTTCCGACGCGTTCTACCGCAACCTGGAGTTTGGTACCGGCGGCCTGCGCGGCATCATGGGCCCCGGCTCCAACCGCATGAACCGCTACACCCTGGGCATGGCTACCCAGGGCCTGAGTAACTACCTGCTCCAGAACTTCCCCGGCCAGGAAATTAAGGTGGCCATTGCCCACGACTCGCGCAACAACAGCCCCGAGTTTGCCCGCATTGCCGCCGACATCTTCTCGGCCAACGGCATTACGGTGTACCTGTTCGAGGCCCTACGCCCTACCCCCGAGTTGTCGTTTGCTATCCGCCAGCTGGGCTGCCAGAGCGGCTGCGTAGTTACGGCCTCGCACAACCCCAAGGAGTACAACGGCTTCAAGGTGTACTGGAACGACGGCGCCCAGGTAGTGGCCCCGCACGATAAGAACATCATTCGGGAAGTAGAAGCCATTCAGTCGGTAAGTGAGGTGAAGTTCCAGCCGGAGCCGTCGCGCATTCACCTGATTGGGGCCGAACTAGACACCGCCTACCTGGCCAAGGTCAAGGAGCTGAGCATCAACCCGGCCGCCATCCAGCGCCAGCACGACCTAAAGATTGTATACACGCCCCTGCACGGCACGGGCATTACACTGGTGCCCAAAGCATTGGCTCAGCTGGGCTTCACGAATGTGCACGTAGTGGAGGCCCAGGCTACTCCTGATGGTAACTTCCCCACGGTACAGTCGCCGAACCCCGAAGAGAAAGTAGCCATGCAAATGGCCCTGGACCAGGCCAAAGCCCTCGACGCCGACCTCGTGCTGGCCACCGACCCCGACTCGGACCGCGTGGGTATTGCCGTGAAGGACAACAAAGGCGAGTGGGTGCTGGTGAACGGCAACCAAACCGCCGCGCTGCTCACCCACTACCTCCTCTCGGCCCGCAAACAGGCTGGCAAGATGACCGAGCAGGACTTTATTGTCTATACCATCGTCACGAGTGAGGTGCTGGGCGACATTGCCCGCGCCAACAACGTGAAGGCCTACCGCACCCTGACGGGCTTCAAGTACATTGCCGGCATCATCCGGGAGTTGGAAGGCCAGCAGAACTATATCGGGGGCGGCGAGGAAAGCTACGGCTACATGATTGGCTCCTTCGTGCGCGACAAAGACGCCATTTCGGCCTGCGCCGTGCTGGCCGAAATGGCCGCCGTGGCCAAGGACCACGGCCACAGCCTCTATGAGGAAATGGTGCACATGTACGCCACCTATGGCTTCTACAAGGAGCACCTGATTTCGCTGACCAAAAAGGGTCAGCGCGGAGCCGAGGAAATACAGGAAATGATGGCCGGACTGCGCGCCAACCCGCCCCGCACCATTGCCGGCCAGCCCGTGGTGGAGCTGCGCGACTACAAAACCGGCCGCATCCGCGACCTGCGCACCAACCTGGAAACCGAAACCGGCCTGGAAAGCTCCAATGTGCTCCAGTTCATCCTGGAAGATGGCAGCAAAATCTCGGCCCGCCCCAGCGGCACCGAGCCCAAAATCAAGTTCTACTTCAGCGTACGCCAGCCCCTGGCCTCCGTCGTGGACTTCGACCTGGCCGACCGCCTCGCCGGCGAGAAAATCCAAGCCATCATTGATGATATGCAGCTGAAATAA
- a CDS encoding APC family permease, whose product MTSSTLATSPAGLVRGIRRWDFVALIINITIGAGILGLPSKLYALVGAYSLVAYGVSAAIVTLIVLCFAEVSSRFNGTGGPYLYAREAFGPLVGFEVGWLLWISRLASFASICNLLVSYAAYFWPAVGAGLPRFMLMAGLIVGLTAINWVGVRTASLVNNLFTVSKLVVLGLFTGVGLFFVDWQAFSFAVPPTYVSFSSAALLLIFTFSGFDVAAIPAGEIQQPQRTVPFALFTAIATVAGLFVLVQVVCIGTLPGLAASERPLADSSQQFLGPAGGAFIAVAALLTALGTLNALMLTGPRLLFALAEQGQIPAVFGRLHPRYHTPYVALLVSAALKLVLAVSGTFIYALTLSTIIRLAYFALTCAALPVLRRRNPEQPAPFQVWGGVVVAVLCVLLCLWLLSNSAATEARDVGIAAVVGLGLYFLSRKKPKAIAAP is encoded by the coding sequence ATGACTTCTTCTACTCTGGCTACCTCGCCTGCGGGCCTGGTGCGCGGCATCCGCCGCTGGGACTTTGTCGCCCTCATCATTAACATTACCATCGGGGCCGGCATTCTGGGGCTGCCTTCCAAGCTCTACGCCCTGGTAGGCGCTTACAGCTTGGTGGCCTACGGCGTAAGTGCCGCCATCGTCACGCTGATTGTTCTGTGCTTTGCCGAGGTCAGCAGCCGGTTTAATGGCACGGGCGGGCCGTATCTGTACGCTCGTGAGGCCTTCGGGCCGCTGGTGGGGTTTGAAGTGGGGTGGCTGCTCTGGATTTCGCGCCTGGCCAGCTTTGCCTCCATCTGCAACCTGCTGGTGAGCTACGCGGCCTACTTCTGGCCGGCGGTAGGAGCGGGGCTGCCCCGGTTTATGCTGATGGCCGGGCTGATTGTGGGGCTGACGGCTATCAACTGGGTAGGCGTGCGCACGGCCTCGCTCGTGAACAACCTGTTTACTGTGAGCAAGCTGGTGGTGTTGGGCCTGTTTACGGGGGTAGGGCTGTTCTTCGTCGATTGGCAGGCCTTCTCGTTTGCCGTGCCGCCTACTTACGTCAGCTTTTCCAGCGCGGCGCTGCTGCTCATCTTCACCTTTTCGGGGTTTGATGTGGCCGCCATTCCGGCCGGCGAAATTCAGCAGCCTCAGCGCACGGTGCCGTTTGCCTTGTTTACGGCCATTGCCACGGTAGCGGGGTTGTTTGTGCTGGTGCAGGTAGTGTGCATTGGCACGCTGCCGGGCCTGGCTGCCTCAGAGCGACCCCTAGCCGATTCCAGCCAGCAGTTTCTGGGGCCGGCTGGTGGGGCCTTTATTGCCGTAGCGGCTCTGCTTACAGCTTTAGGTACGCTCAACGCCCTCATGCTAACCGGTCCGCGCCTGCTGTTTGCGTTGGCTGAGCAGGGTCAGATTCCGGCGGTGTTTGGCCGCCTGCACCCGCGCTACCACACGCCTTACGTAGCCCTGCTGGTATCGGCGGCGCTGAAGCTGGTGCTGGCGGTTTCGGGCACGTTCATCTACGCCCTTACCCTGAGCACCATCATCCGCCTGGCCTACTTCGCCCTGACCTGCGCCGCCCTACCCGTGCTGCGCCGCCGAAACCCGGAGCAACCGGCCCCTTTCCAGGTGTGGGGTGGGGTAGTGGTGGCCGTGTTGTGCGTGCTGCTCTGCCTCTGGCTACTCTCTAACAGTGCCGCCACCGAAGCCCGCGACGTAGGCATTGCCGCCGTGGTGGGGCTAGGGCTGTATTTCCTGTCCCGGAAGAAGCCTAAAGCCATAGCTGCCCCCTGA
- a CDS encoding LLM class flavin-dependent oxidoreductase, whose amino-acid sequence MPLSLPITTVPIRTPERVAEISWFDDLCGGDTQYLSVLDGAYRSSWAHCRDIVLKSEQLGYSNILLPTSYTVGQDVMTFAAGMAPQTSRINLLTAIRTGEIHPPMLARALASLDHMLEGRLTINIINSDLPGLREDPALRYQRCAETIEILRQAWTQERIVHKGELYQFDMPSDPAKPYQQNGGPLLYFGGTSEGAREVCAQYCDMFLMWPETEEMLYETMQDMSARAARHGRQIDFGLRIHVIVRETEDEARAYAKKLMSKFDPVKGAEIKSRAQDSWSLGVHRQNQLREHADMEGFVEPLLWTDIGKARSGAGGALVGNPDQIVEKLQRYMDMGFRAFIFSGYPLLDEAEYFARYVLPRLPNISMPDYQGRRPATTPVTPLTTALLK is encoded by the coding sequence ATGCCTCTTTCCCTACCCATCACCACCGTGCCCATCCGGACCCCGGAGCGGGTGGCTGAAATATCCTGGTTTGATGACCTCTGCGGCGGCGACACCCAGTACCTGAGTGTGCTCGACGGGGCCTACCGCAGCTCTTGGGCCCACTGCCGCGACATCGTGCTGAAATCGGAGCAGCTGGGCTACTCCAATATTCTGCTGCCTACCTCTTACACGGTGGGGCAGGATGTTATGACGTTTGCCGCCGGCATGGCGCCCCAAACCTCACGCATTAACCTGCTCACGGCCATCCGGACCGGTGAAATTCACCCGCCCATGCTGGCCCGGGCCCTGGCCTCGCTCGACCACATGCTGGAGGGCCGCCTGACCATCAACATCATTAACTCCGACCTGCCGGGCTTGCGCGAGGACCCAGCCCTGCGCTACCAACGCTGCGCCGAAACCATTGAGATTCTGCGCCAAGCCTGGACTCAGGAGCGCATTGTGCACAAGGGTGAACTGTACCAGTTCGATATGCCCTCTGACCCCGCTAAGCCCTACCAGCAGAACGGCGGCCCGCTGCTCTACTTCGGGGGCACTTCGGAAGGCGCGCGGGAGGTGTGCGCCCAGTATTGCGACATGTTCCTGATGTGGCCCGAAACCGAGGAAATGCTCTACGAAACCATGCAGGACATGAGTGCCCGCGCCGCCCGCCACGGCCGCCAAATCGACTTTGGCCTGCGCATCCACGTCATCGTGCGCGAAACCGAAGACGAGGCGCGGGCCTACGCCAAAAAGCTCATGTCGAAGTTTGACCCCGTGAAGGGTGCCGAAATCAAGAGCCGGGCCCAGGACTCGTGGTCGTTGGGGGTGCACCGTCAGAACCAGTTGCGCGAGCACGCCGATATGGAAGGCTTCGTGGAGCCCCTGCTCTGGACCGACATCGGCAAGGCGCGCTCCGGAGCCGGTGGCGCCCTGGTCGGCAACCCCGACCAGATTGTGGAGAAGCTACAGCGCTACATGGACATGGGCTTCCGGGCCTTTATCTTCTCCGGCTACCCCTTGCTGGACGAAGCTGAGTACTTCGCCCGCTACGTGCTGCCACGTCTGCCCAACATCAGCATGCCCGATTACCAGGGCCGCCGCCCCGCCACTACCCCCGTCACGCCCCTGACCACTGCGCTGCTGAAGTAG
- the hppD gene encoding 4-hydroxyphenylpyruvate dioxygenase produces METMTSPAVLAQPAQDFLPLNGTDYIEFYVGNAKQSAYYYQAAFGFELVAYAGPETGVRDRASYVLQQNKIRFVLTTSLLPDSDITRHVAQHGDGVKVMALWVDDARKSFEETTKRGAKPAFEPYTIEDENGSVTLSGIYTYGETIHTFVERSNYRGAFMPGFVAKTGIVPQGEVVGLLHVDHCVGNVGWGEMNQWVKFYEDVMGFKLLLTFDDDDISTEYSALMSKVVSNGNGYVKFPINEPAEGKKKSQIEEYLDYYHSPGVQHIAIATKDIRATVTELRRRGVEFLTVPAAYYEDLLDRIGAIDEDLESIKALNLLVDRDEEGYLLQIFTKPVEDRPTVFYEIIQRKGAKSFGKGNFKALFEAIEREQALRGNL; encoded by the coding sequence ATGGAAACCATGACTTCCCCGGCCGTTCTGGCCCAGCCCGCCCAGGATTTCCTGCCCCTCAACGGCACCGACTACATTGAGTTCTACGTTGGTAACGCCAAGCAGTCGGCCTACTACTACCAGGCCGCGTTTGGCTTCGAGCTGGTAGCCTACGCCGGCCCCGAAACCGGCGTGCGCGACCGGGCTTCCTACGTGCTGCAGCAAAACAAAATCCGCTTTGTACTGACCACTTCCCTGCTGCCCGACTCCGACATCACGCGCCACGTAGCCCAGCACGGCGACGGCGTGAAGGTGATGGCCCTGTGGGTGGACGACGCCCGCAAATCCTTCGAGGAAACCACCAAGCGCGGCGCCAAGCCGGCCTTCGAGCCCTATACCATTGAGGACGAAAACGGCTCGGTTACGCTGTCGGGCATTTATACCTACGGCGAAACCATCCACACCTTCGTGGAGCGAAGCAACTACCGCGGCGCTTTCATGCCGGGTTTCGTAGCCAAAACCGGCATTGTACCCCAGGGCGAGGTGGTAGGCCTGCTGCACGTTGACCACTGCGTAGGTAACGTGGGCTGGGGCGAGATGAACCAGTGGGTGAAGTTCTACGAGGACGTCATGGGCTTTAAGCTGCTGTTGACCTTCGACGATGACGACATCAGCACGGAGTATTCCGCCCTCATGTCGAAGGTAGTGAGCAATGGTAACGGCTACGTGAAATTCCCCATCAACGAGCCCGCCGAAGGCAAGAAAAAGTCGCAGATTGAGGAGTACCTCGACTACTACCACTCGCCCGGCGTGCAACACATTGCCATTGCCACCAAGGACATCCGGGCCACTGTGACGGAGCTGCGCCGCCGTGGCGTGGAGTTCCTGACCGTGCCCGCTGCCTACTACGAGGACCTGCTGGACCGCATTGGAGCCATTGATGAGGACCTGGAAAGCATCAAGGCCCTGAACCTGCTGGTGGACCGCGACGAGGAAGGCTACCTGCTGCAAATCTTCACGAAGCCCGTAGAAGACCGCCCCACCGTGTTCTATGAAATCATTCAGCGCAAAGGCGCCAAGAGCTTCGGCAAAGGCAACTTCAAGGCCCTGTTCGAAGCCATTGAGCGGGAGCAGGCCCTGCGCGGCAACCTGTAA
- a CDS encoding DUF952 domain-containing protein, with product MLYRIAEPADWAQAQQTGIFASPNLAAEGFIHCSEQHQILETARRYYPGRMGLWLLEWDEAALKAAGVRVEREWVESRQQHFAHVFGPVSLQAIRRVWHLGADATGEFHLPPELRG from the coding sequence ATGCTCTACCGCATTGCCGAGCCTGCTGATTGGGCCCAGGCCCAACAAACCGGCATTTTCGCCAGCCCCAACTTAGCCGCGGAAGGTTTCATTCACTGCTCCGAGCAACACCAGATTCTGGAAACCGCCCGGCGCTACTACCCCGGCCGCATGGGTCTGTGGCTTCTGGAGTGGGACGAGGCCGCGCTGAAAGCAGCCGGGGTGCGCGTGGAGCGGGAGTGGGTAGAAAGCCGGCAGCAGCATTTCGCGCATGTGTTTGGCCCGGTGTCGCTTCAGGCTATCCGGCGGGTGTGGCACCTGGGCGCTGACGCGACGGGCGAGTTTCACCTACCGCCCGAACTGCGGGGCTGA
- a CDS encoding DUF952 domain-containing protein has protein sequence MQFYYRITEVKTWLTAQHTGFFASPDLVVTGFIHASPRHQVLTTANLYFPNESELLALEIDPVLLREAGVELELIWRGERQETFAHIFGAIPISAIRRVLELRRNAAGEFSIQTEPSG, from the coding sequence GTGCAATTTTATTACCGCATCACCGAAGTCAAGACTTGGCTTACCGCGCAGCACACCGGGTTTTTTGCCAGCCCTGACTTAGTAGTCACTGGGTTTATCCACGCTTCGCCCCGCCATCAAGTGCTGACGACAGCTAATCTATATTTTCCTAACGAGTCAGAGCTTCTGGCCCTGGAAATTGATCCGGTGCTCCTGCGCGAGGCAGGAGTGGAGTTAGAGCTGATTTGGCGAGGAGAGCGGCAGGAAACCTTCGCGCACATCTTCGGGGCTATTCCGATAAGCGCTATAAGGCGGGTGTTGGAACTGCGTCGTAATGCTGCCGGTGAGTTTAGTATTCAGACAGAGCCTTCCGGGTAG
- a CDS encoding DUF2911 domain-containing protein: MKSIRTFSLLLLLSLLWAHTSFAQGQDDPSKRPSPPATATGKIGKANVTVAYSSPSVKGRTIWGSPLVPYGQVWRAGANEATTFTTDQPLTVEGKTLPAGTYSLFTIPTEKQWTVIFNKTAQQWGAYKYDQKQDALRVTATPRKAANLQEKLVYEVTPQGLVLRWENLELPVAMK, translated from the coding sequence ATGAAATCAATTCGCACGTTCTCTTTGCTGCTGCTCCTGAGCCTGCTGTGGGCTCACACCTCCTTCGCCCAGGGCCAGGATGACCCGTCCAAGCGCCCCAGCCCACCCGCTACGGCTACCGGCAAAATTGGCAAGGCCAACGTAACCGTAGCCTACAGCAGCCCCTCCGTGAAGGGCCGCACCATTTGGGGCTCGCCGCTGGTGCCCTACGGGCAAGTGTGGCGCGCAGGAGCCAACGAGGCCACTACCTTCACTACCGACCAGCCCCTAACCGTGGAAGGCAAAACCTTACCAGCTGGCACGTACAGCCTGTTCACCATCCCGACGGAAAAGCAGTGGACGGTCATCTTCAACAAAACCGCCCAGCAGTGGGGCGCCTATAAGTACGACCAGAAGCAGGATGCCCTGCGCGTAACCGCTACCCCTCGCAAAGCGGCCAACCTGCAGGAAAAGCTGGTATACGAGGTAACGCCTCAGGGCCTGGTGCTGCGCTGGGAAAACCTTGAGCTACCCGTGGCGATGAAATAA